From Scatophagus argus isolate fScaArg1 chromosome 2, fScaArg1.pri, whole genome shotgun sequence, a single genomic window includes:
- the LOC124065462 gene encoding docking protein 1-like, giving the protein MDSQTKTGKVYLQPHRAGKKWKPVWLSLFPQSSSGVGRLEIQDMGGGGVGGDHGTGVRRHHHQPHVDRKVKVVRLSELISVLRLPPNAEACPMENMSAFCVETQDRTMVFAALKDDCVDWVEKLCHNTFQRGGGSSSSRLHMEENVIYASADEASEYWVAIQKTDAATRCGLQGSYWLEVGREALLLREKQKKNIVSEWPYELLRRYGKDKLTLTIEAGRRCESGPGSFTFETQQAEKIFSMIQSTIKRKTSPVTISNQNQEGEKVIVTNIQALSPLPKIPDMTSMSALLEDKLRTQERKCAASEESAPAREDLVASSECVSAQPAPITLMPLPLVPTLDSHSGGQCGGQSEAVYADPDHCIRSAPKLQSATGLYVDPASVLPLKPPSSRKTDTPSPISFDSVPSINIDSDCVYSEVYDKISPVQIKQTVTLAGDEPIYSEPMSKAEMSHKKESKPDPFSHLYAQVCKTTPSSSSSLILVPSCSSPSSSSSSAISNSMSTTKAADQSLDDVIYENLGII; this is encoded by the exons ATGGACTCTCAGACCAAAACAGGGAAGGTTTACCTCCAGCCACACAGAGCAGGCAAA AAATGGAAGCCAGTGTGGCTGTCTCTGTTTCCCCAAAGCAGCAGTGGAGTGGGTCGACTGGAGATTCAGGATATGGGAG GCGGCGGAGTTGGAGGGGATCATGGTACTGGGGTCAGGAGACATCACCACCAGCCTCATGTGGACAGGAAGGTGAAGGTGGTCCGACTGTCTGAGCTGATCAGTGTCCTCAGACTCCCCCCAAATGCCGAAGCCTGTCCCATG GAGAACATGTCAGCATTTTGCGTGGAGACACAGGACAGAACAATGGTGTTTGCTGCTCTCAAGGACGACTGTGTGGACTGGgtggaaaaactgtgccataaCACGTTTCAG cgAGGCGGCGGCTCAAGTTCTAGTCGGCTTCATATGGAGGAGAACGTGATATATGCCTCAGCAGATGAAG CCTCAGAGTATTGGGTGGCGATTCAGAAGACTGACGCAGCGACTCGCTGCGGCCTGCAGGGGTCATACTGGCTGGAGGTGGGGAGAGAGGcactgctgctgagagaaaaacagaagaagaacattGTTAGCGAATGGCCATACGAACTGCTGAGACGATATGGAAAAGACAAG CTCACCTTAACCATTGAGGCAGGCAGACGCTGTGAATCTGGTCCTGGATCATTCACCTTTGAGACGCAGCAGGCTGAGAAAATATTCTCCATGATTCAGAGTACCATCAAACGAAAGACTTCCCCTGTTACAATAAGCAACCAAAACCAAGAGGGTGAGAAAGTTATCGTTACCAACATACAGGCTCTTTCCCCTCTCCCCAAAATACCCGATATGACCAGCATGTCTGCCCTTCTCGAGGACAAACTGAGGACACAGGAGAGGAAATGCGCTGCTTCAGAGGAGAGTGCACCTGCTCGGGAAGATTTGGTTGCttcatcagagtgtgtgtcagcacaGCCAGCTCCTATCACCCTCATGCCTCTGCCACTGGTCCCCACACTTGACAGTCACTCTGGGGGTCAGTGTGGAGGCCAGTCAGAAGCTGTATATGCTGACCCAGATCACTGCATTCGGTCTGCACCAAAACTGCAATCGGCCACCGGTCTATATGTAGACCCAGCCAGTGTTCTCCCACTGAAACCCCCCAGTTCAAGAAAAACTGACACTCCCTCTCCCATTTCCTTTGATTCAGTCCCCTCCATTAACATCGATTCAGATTGCGTCTACTCTGAGGTGTACGACAAAATCAGTCCAGTTCAGATCAAACAAACGGTCACTTTGGCGGGTGATGAACCCATCTATAGTGAGCCCATGAGCAAGGCGGAAATGTCTCATAAAAAGGAGAGTAAACCGGACCCTTTTTCCCACCTTTATGCTCAAGTCTGCAAAACAACaccatcatcttcttcatctttgaTCCTTGTCCCTTCCTGctcttcaccttcttcttcctcttcttctgctatTTCTAACAGTATGAGCACAACAAAGGCTGCAGACCAGTCTCTTGATGATGTAATCTATGAAAACCTGGGCATCATTTAA
- the LOC124065469 gene encoding neuronal membrane glycoprotein M6-a-like has protein sequence MEENMDESQSQKGCKECCERCVGSLPWASLIATILLYMGVALFCGCGHEALSGTVTILQNYFEVIRAPGETLDVFTIIDILKYIIYGLAAGFFVFGVLLLVEGFFTTGAIRDLYGEFKITACGRCLTAFLMFLAYLFFLVWLGVTAFTSLPVFMYFNVWSMCQNTSSVERASFCLDLRQFGAVTISEERKVCTESEKFVKMCESNELDLTFHLFVCALAGAGAAVIAMVHFLMALAANWGYLKDASRMQKYEDIKSKEEQELHDIHSTRSKERLNAYT, from the exons GCTGTAAGGAGTGCTGCGAGCGATGTGTGGGCAGTCTGCCTTGGGCCTCTCTCATCGCCACTATTCTCCTGTATATGGGCGTGGCCCTGTTCTGTGGCTGCGGCCACGAGGCTTTGAGCGGTACGGTCACCATCCTCCAGAACTACTTTGAAGTCATCAGAGCTCCAGGAGAAACGCTGGATGTGTTTACCAT TATTGACATCCTGAAGTACATCATCTATGGCCTTGCAGCTGGATTCTTTGTGTTTGGAGTGCTGTTGCTGGTGGAGGGCTTTTTCACAACCGGAGCTATTCGGGATCTCTATGGAGAGTTTAAGATCACTGCCTGTGGACGCTGCCTGACTGCATTC CTGATGTTCCTGGCCTACCTGTTCTTCCTGGTGTGGCTTGGGGTGACAGCGTTCACCAGCCTGCCGGTCTTCATGTACTTCAACGTCTGGTCCATGTGTCAGAACACCAGCTCGGTGGAGAGAGCCAGCTTCTGCCTGGACCTGCGTCAGTTTG GAGCCGTGACTATCTCTGAGGAGAGGAAGGTGTGCACAGAATCTGAGAAGTTCGTCAAGATGTGTGAATCCAATGAG CTGGACCTGACCTTCCATCTGTTCGTGTGCGCACTGGCAGGAGCAGGAGCTGCTGTCATTGCTATG GTCCACTTCCTGATGGCTCTAGCTGCTAACTGGGGCTATCTGAAGGACGCCAGCCGAATGCAGAAGTACGAGGACATCAAGTcgaaggaggagcaggagctgcaTGACATCCACTCGACACGCTCCAAAGAACGCCTCAATGcctacacataa